One window of Methylococcus sp. EFPC2 genomic DNA carries:
- the metK gene encoding methionine adenosyltransferase, which yields MSRNYFFTSESVSEGHPDKVSDQISDAILDAILEQDKHSRVAAETLCNTGLVVLAGEITTNANVDYINVARETIKRIGYDNTEYGIDYKGCAVLVAYDKQSPDIAQGVNKAYDDDLDQGAGDQGLMFGYACDETDTLFPLPIYLSHRLVERQSQLRRSTLPWLRPDAKSQVTIRYVDGKPDSIDTVVLSTQHSPDIELPQIREAVIEEIIKPVLPKELIKGEIKYLVNPTGRFVVGGPQGDCGLTGRKIIVDTYGGAAPHGGGAFSGKDPSKVDRSAAYAGRYVAKNIVAAGLASRCLIQVSYAIGVAQPTSVMVETYGTGKISDEKITDLVLKHFDLRPKGIVNSLDLLRPIYQKTAAYGHFGREEPEFTWEKTDKAAALKADAGL from the coding sequence GTGAGCAGGAACTACTTCTTTACTTCAGAATCCGTATCCGAAGGTCATCCGGACAAGGTATCCGACCAGATCTCCGACGCCATCCTCGACGCCATCCTCGAACAGGACAAACATTCGCGCGTCGCGGCCGAAACGCTGTGCAACACGGGACTGGTGGTGCTGGCGGGTGAAATCACGACCAATGCCAACGTCGATTACATCAACGTCGCGCGCGAAACCATCAAGCGCATCGGCTACGACAACACCGAATACGGCATCGACTACAAGGGCTGCGCGGTACTGGTGGCTTACGACAAGCAGTCGCCCGACATCGCACAGGGCGTCAACAAGGCCTACGACGACGATTTGGACCAAGGTGCCGGCGACCAGGGCCTGATGTTCGGCTACGCCTGCGACGAAACCGACACGCTGTTCCCGCTGCCGATCTATCTGTCCCACCGCCTGGTCGAGCGCCAGTCGCAACTGCGCCGCAGCACTCTGCCCTGGCTGCGTCCGGACGCCAAGTCCCAGGTCACCATCCGCTACGTGGACGGCAAGCCCGATTCCATCGACACCGTGGTGCTGTCCACCCAGCACTCGCCGGACATCGAACTGCCGCAGATCCGCGAGGCAGTGATCGAAGAAATCATCAAGCCGGTGCTGCCCAAGGAACTGATCAAGGGCGAGATCAAATACCTGGTCAACCCGACCGGACGCTTCGTGGTCGGCGGCCCGCAGGGCGACTGCGGCCTGACCGGCCGCAAGATCATCGTCGACACCTACGGCGGCGCCGCCCCGCACGGCGGCGGCGCGTTCTCCGGCAAGGATCCGTCCAAGGTCGACCGTTCCGCCGCTTACGCCGGCCGTTACGTGGCCAAGAACATCGTCGCCGCCGGCCTGGCTTCGCGCTGCCTGATCCAGGTGTCCTACGCCATCGGCGTCGCGCAGCCGACCAGCGTCATGGTGGAAACCTACGGCACCGGCAAGATCTCCGACGAGAAGATCACCGACCTGGTCCTGAAGCACTTCGACCTGCGTCCGAAAGGCATCGTCAACTCGCTGGACCTGCTGCGTCCGATCTACCAGAAGACCGCCGCCTACGGCCACTTCGGCCGCGAAGAGCCGGAGTTCACCTGGGAGAAGACCGACAAGGCCGCAGCCTTGAAGGCCGACGCCGGACTGTAA
- the ahcY gene encoding adenosylhomocysteinase, whose amino-acid sequence MTAVNSTDYKVADLSLADWGRKEIRIAETEMPGLIAIREEYAASQPLKGARITGSLHMTIQTAVLIETLTALGAEVRWASCNIFSTQDHAAAAIAADGIPVFAVKGESLDEYWDYTHRIFDWPDGGYSNMILDDGGDATLLLHLGARAEKDISVLAKPGSEEETILFAAIKAKLAVDPTWYSVRLAAVKGVTEETTTGVHRLYQMHERGELKFPAINVNDSVTKSKFDNLYGCRESLVDGIKRATDVMVAGKIALVAGYGDVGKGSAQALRALSAQVWVTEIDPICALQAAMEGYRVVTLDYAADKADIFVTATGNYHVITHDHLAKMKDQAIVCNIGHFDNEIDVASIEGYQWEEIKPQVDHVIFPDGKRIILLAKGRLVNLGCATGHPSYVMSSSFANQTIAQIELYTRTADYPVGVYTLPKHLDEKVARLQLRKLNAQLTELTDAQAAYIGVPKEGPYKSEHYRY is encoded by the coding sequence ATGACCGCTGTTAATTCTACCGACTACAAGGTCGCCGACCTTTCCCTCGCCGACTGGGGCCGCAAGGAAATCCGCATCGCGGAGACCGAGATGCCCGGCCTGATCGCCATCCGCGAGGAGTATGCCGCCAGCCAACCGCTGAAAGGCGCGCGTATCACCGGCTCGCTGCACATGACCATCCAGACCGCGGTGTTGATCGAGACGCTGACCGCGCTGGGCGCCGAGGTGCGCTGGGCCTCCTGCAACATCTTCTCCACCCAGGACCACGCCGCCGCCGCCATCGCCGCCGACGGCATCCCGGTATTCGCCGTCAAGGGCGAATCGCTGGATGAGTACTGGGATTACACCCACCGCATCTTCGACTGGCCGGACGGCGGCTACTCGAACATGATCCTGGACGACGGCGGCGACGCCACCCTGCTGCTGCATCTGGGCGCCCGCGCCGAAAAGGACATCTCCGTGCTGGCCAAGCCGGGCTCGGAAGAAGAGACCATCCTGTTCGCCGCCATCAAGGCCAAGCTCGCTGTCGATCCGACCTGGTATTCCGTGCGTCTGGCGGCCGTCAAGGGCGTCACCGAGGAAACCACCACCGGCGTGCACCGTTTGTATCAGATGCACGAGCGCGGCGAGCTGAAGTTCCCGGCGATCAACGTCAACGACTCGGTCACCAAATCCAAGTTCGACAATCTGTACGGCTGCCGCGAATCCCTGGTGGACGGCATCAAGCGCGCCACCGACGTGATGGTCGCCGGCAAGATCGCCCTGGTGGCCGGCTACGGCGACGTAGGCAAGGGCTCGGCCCAGGCTCTGCGCGCGCTTTCCGCCCAGGTCTGGGTCACCGAGATCGACCCGATCTGCGCCCTCCAGGCCGCGATGGAAGGCTACCGCGTGGTCACCCTGGATTACGCCGCCGACAAGGCCGACATCTTCGTCACCGCCACCGGCAACTACCACGTCATCACCCACGACCACCTGGCCAAGATGAAGGACCAGGCCATCGTCTGCAACATCGGCCACTTCGACAACGAGATCGACGTCGCCAGCATCGAAGGCTACCAGTGGGAAGAGATCAAGCCGCAGGTCGACCACGTCATCTTCCCGGACGGCAAGCGCATCATCCTGCTGGCCAAGGGCCGGTTGGTGAACCTGGGCTGCGCCACCGGCCATCCGTCCTATGTGATGAGCTCTTCTTTCGCCAACCAGACCATCGCCCAGATCGAGCTGTACACCCGGACGGCGGACTACCCGGTCGGTGTCTACACCCTGCCCAAGCACCTGGACGAAAAGGTCGCCCGTTTGCAGCTCAGAAAGCTCAACGCCCAGCTGACCGAACTGACCGATGCGCAGGCCGCCTACATCGGGGTGCCCAAGGAAGGCCCCTACAAGTCCGAGCATTACCGCTACTAA
- the pgeF gene encoding peptidoglycan editing factor PgeF, with the protein MTTENHPPLGSPGWIVPDWPAPAHVRAASSLRKGGASRGEFAGLNLGTHVGDDPERVASNRKLLSQALDLPAEPLWLNQVHGTTAVRADAPATVIADASWTDRPATVCAVMTADCLPILLCDRRGERIAAVHAGWRGLADGVVEATVDALGTTDLLAWLGPAIGSDAFEVGDEVRRTFIDRLGECEHAFRPHADKWKADLYTLARLVLGGLGIDDIHGGGHCTYGDPDRFYSYRRDGRTGRMATLIWKY; encoded by the coding sequence GTGACTACAGAAAACCATCCGCCACTCGGCTCCCCCGGCTGGATAGTTCCCGACTGGCCCGCTCCCGCCCATGTCCGCGCGGCCAGCAGCCTGCGAAAGGGCGGCGCAAGCCGGGGTGAATTCGCCGGCCTCAACCTGGGCACCCACGTCGGCGATGATCCCGAGCGCGTAGCAAGCAACCGTAAGCTGCTTTCCCAGGCCCTCGATCTGCCGGCCGAGCCCCTCTGGCTCAACCAGGTGCACGGAACCACCGCCGTGCGAGCGGACGCCCCTGCAACGGTAATCGCCGACGCATCCTGGACCGACCGGCCCGCCACGGTCTGCGCCGTGATGACGGCCGATTGCCTGCCTATCCTGCTCTGCGACCGCCGGGGCGAGCGCATCGCCGCGGTCCACGCCGGCTGGCGTGGGCTGGCTGACGGCGTGGTGGAAGCCACGGTGGACGCGCTGGGCACGACCGATCTCCTCGCCTGGCTGGGCCCGGCCATAGGCTCCGACGCCTTCGAAGTCGGCGACGAGGTGCGCCGGACTTTCATCGATCGGCTGGGGGAGTGCGAGCACGCCTTCAGGCCCCATGCGGACAAGTGGAAAGCCGACTTGTACACGCTGGCCCGGTTGGTTCTGGGCGGGCTCGGTATCGACGATATCCATGGCGGCGGACACTGCACCTACGGCGACCCGGACCGCTTCTATTCCTACCGCCGCGACGGACGCACCGGCCGCATGGCCACCCTGATCTGGAAATACTGA
- the metF gene encoding methylenetetrahydrofolate reductase [NAD(P)H] — MDTQKHYPPVFSFEFFPPKSDEAAAKLRETTSQLAVLKPRFCSVTFGAGGSTRERTFETVVEIQETTGIEGAPHISCIASTKANIREVLQAYQSRGIRHIVALRGDMPSGMLSAGEFRYANELVEFIRAETGDHFHIEVAAYPETHPQAPNYAADLRNFKRKVEAGANAAITQYFYNAEAYFRFVDDCEKLGLALPIVPGIMPITNYSQLARFSEACGADIPRWMRKRLEQYGDDRKAIRAFGLEVVSDLCRRLLEGGAPGLHFYTLNQAEATLGIWRNLGLGMPA, encoded by the coding sequence ATGGATACCCAAAAACACTATCCACCGGTTTTCAGCTTCGAGTTCTTCCCGCCCAAGAGCGACGAGGCGGCCGCCAAGCTGCGCGAGACCACGAGCCAACTCGCCGTACTGAAGCCACGCTTCTGCTCGGTCACCTTCGGCGCCGGCGGATCGACGCGGGAGCGAACCTTCGAAACCGTCGTCGAGATCCAGGAGACCACCGGCATCGAAGGGGCACCGCACATTTCCTGCATCGCCTCGACCAAGGCCAACATCCGCGAAGTGCTGCAAGCCTATCAATCGCGCGGCATCCGCCACATCGTGGCGCTGCGAGGCGACATGCCTTCCGGCATGCTATCGGCCGGCGAGTTCCGCTACGCCAACGAATTGGTGGAATTCATCCGCGCCGAAACCGGCGACCATTTCCATATCGAGGTCGCCGCCTACCCCGAGACGCACCCGCAGGCGCCGAACTACGCGGCCGACCTGCGCAATTTCAAGCGCAAGGTGGAGGCCGGCGCCAATGCCGCCATCACCCAATATTTCTACAACGCCGAAGCCTATTTCCGCTTCGTCGACGACTGCGAAAAACTGGGACTGGCCCTGCCCATCGTGCCGGGCATCATGCCCATCACCAATTACTCCCAGCTCGCGCGTTTCTCGGAAGCGTGCGGCGCCGACATCCCCCGCTGGATGCGCAAGCGCCTGGAACAATACGGCGACGACCGCAAGGCCATCCGCGCCTTCGGCCTGGAAGTGGTGAGCGATTTATGCCGGCGGCTGCTGGAAGGCGGCGCGCCGGGCCTGCATTTCTATACCCTGAACCAAGCCGAGGCGACCTTGGGCATCTGGCGGAATCTGGGGCTGGGGATGCCTGCGTAA